In the Bacteroidota bacterium genome, CCTCCAGTTCTTCTAACTGCGATACACCATCATTGGCTTTGTCTTGCACCACTCTATTGTTTTTGGTAATCAATTTTATTTCTTGTTCCCATGCATATATTCTGTTTTTGCAAACAGCAATTTCATATTTTATTTTATCAATAGAATCTTGCACATGCGTCTCTTTTTTCTCGCCGGCTGTGTTCAAATAATCAATTTGCTTAAAAACATTGAGCAAGGTAACACCTTGTGTACCGCCAATCTGCACACTATTATCATCAATATAGGGCGATAGTTTGTCGAACATATATTGCCAGGTACCAGGTTCTATTGTAATATCAGCTTCACGGGTTACTTGTGCCCCTTGTACAAATAAAGAAACCTTGGTAATGGTACTAGTGATTGTAGTTTTTCTTGCTTCCTGTGCATACGAATATGCTTGCATCAGGATAAAAATGTATATAATATATTTCTTCATAAGGAGTGTTGTATCTCTTTAAAAATGGAATGGTAAATGTTAATAGGCAATTTTCATATATATCGGAAAGTGATCGGAATATCCGTTCAAATATTTAGGGCCAACAAATGTTCTATATGGCTTTCCTTTATATTTAGGATTTTGTTCTTGTATATATTCAGGTTTGAAAATAGTTACCGAATTGGGCACATAATGCAATTTATTATTTTGGTATAGTAGATGGTTACTCATCATAAACTGATCTATCAATTCATATTTTTTTTGATATACTATGGTTCCTTCCCCCTTCTTTTTCAAATCGAGCATGGGGTTATAGAGTTCATTATAACTACTTTCGCCCATAGTAAAGTTACATTTCAGTATATATTTAATAGAGGAATCATCGGGCTCATCATTGAAATCGCCCATCATCACTATATTGCTCTGATAATTGGCCGCAATGATGGAATCGAATTTAGATTTTAAAATTGCGGCAGCTGTACATCTGTTTGGAGCACTTTTCTCGATACCTCCTAATCTACTAGGGAAATGGTTGACGAAGAATACTATTGTATCATTTTTGGCGTTTAATAATTGCACCATCAAAATATCACGGGTGGCACTGCGTTTTTTATCAGGGAGTTTTACTTTGTACTTTTTTGAATCGATAAAAGTGAACAGACTCTTTTTATAAAATAGTGCCACGTCAATGCCACGCATATCGGGCGATTCGTAATGTACAATTTCGTAACCTTTCCTTTGCAATAGCGGGGTTTTTACCAAATCCATCAAAACCCTACGGTTTTCAATCTCGCACAAACCTATCACATCCGGGCCATCGTCACTACCCAATTCGCTAATTACTTTTGAGAGGTGCAGTAATTTGTTGGCATATTTCTCACTGTCCCATTTGTTTTCCGCCAATGGCAGAAATTCCTCATCATTTTTCTTTTTATCATTGATAGTGTCAAAAAGGTTCTCGACATTATAAAAAGCAACAGTGTATTGTTTTTGGGAGAATGCTGTGTTTACAGTAACAACCGCAAACAAGAAAATGGCGAATATCTTAAATTTCATGTGTTTGAATGATGGGCAAAGTTAATACCACTTAAGGCTATAATATCCACAAAACACCCACTATATTTGAATTGTAAAAACTATAGACTTTGTTTGCAAACATAATGAAACACCATACAAAATTTACCATTTGTTTACCGCTCTTATTTTTTGTGGTGATGTGTGGCAATAGCCCACAAGTAAAACCTTCCGCAAAGCAACCCAAATATAGTTTCAGTGGTTTGTGGGTAAACCAAGACTGGGTGGATAGTTTGAAATTATATAAATCAGCCAAATTTATCAAAACAAATGGCTGCCTTGAATTATTTATTTCCGATTCTGCTCAACGAGC is a window encoding:
- a CDS encoding endonuclease/exonuclease/phosphatase family protein, which encodes MKFKIFAIFLFAVVTVNTAFSQKQYTVAFYNVENLFDTINDKKKNDEEFLPLAENKWDSEKYANKLLHLSKVISELGSDDGPDVIGLCEIENRRVLMDLVKTPLLQRKGYEIVHYESPDMRGIDVALFYKKSLFTFIDSKKYKVKLPDKKRSATRDILMVQLLNAKNDTIVFFVNHFPSRLGGIEKSAPNRCTAAAILKSKFDSIIAANYQSNIVMMGDFNDEPDDSSIKYILKCNFTMGESSYNELYNPMLDLKKKGEGTIVYQKKYELIDQFMMSNHLLYQNNKLHYVPNSVTIFKPEYIQEQNPKYKGKPYRTFVGPKYLNGYSDHFPIYMKIAY